One genomic segment of Methylocystis sp. SC2 includes these proteins:
- the queG gene encoding tRNA epoxyqueuosine(34) reductase QueG: MGSPAVYDVRSPAAPALEEEIRAHAFKLGFDVCRFARADVAPEQGERLREWLRNGAHGDMAWMRETAERRAAPRALWPEAASLVMLGLNYGPDGDPLASLTKPACATISVYARNRDYHDVIKGRLKQLAGFILGRAGAGDAKVFVDTAPVMEKPLAQTAGVGWQGKHTNLVSREFGSWLFLGAIFTTLRLEADPPERDHCGSCAKCLDVCPTAAFPTPYRLDARRCISYLTIEHKGPIPLEFRAKIGNRIYGCDDCLAVCPWNKYARAGREAKLAARPEFDAPPLAELARLDDAAFRAHFSGSPIKRVGRDRFLRNVLIAIGNSARPELAAEAERLTEDSAALVRGAAVWALVRLAPTRAAELRSHRLAAEPETAVRQEWRQTA; encoded by the coding sequence ATGGGTTCGCCGGCAGTTTATGATGTTCGATCGCCTGCGGCTCCGGCGCTGGAGGAGGAAATTCGCGCCCATGCGTTCAAGCTTGGCTTCGACGTCTGCCGCTTCGCGCGGGCGGATGTTGCGCCGGAGCAGGGCGAGCGGCTGCGCGAATGGCTGCGGAATGGCGCGCACGGCGACATGGCCTGGATGCGCGAGACGGCCGAGCGGCGGGCCGCGCCGCGCGCGCTCTGGCCCGAAGCGGCAAGTCTCGTCATGCTCGGCCTGAACTATGGGCCGGACGGAGATCCGCTCGCTTCGCTGACGAAACCGGCTTGCGCGACGATCTCAGTCTATGCGCGCAACCGCGACTATCACGACGTCATCAAGGGCCGGCTGAAACAGCTCGCCGGATTCATCCTCGGCCGCGCCGGCGCCGGCGACGCCAAGGTTTTCGTCGACACCGCGCCCGTCATGGAAAAGCCGCTCGCGCAGACGGCCGGCGTCGGCTGGCAGGGCAAACATACGAATCTCGTGTCACGCGAATTCGGCTCGTGGCTCTTTCTGGGCGCGATTTTCACAACTCTTCGCCTCGAAGCGGACCCGCCCGAGCGCGATCATTGCGGCTCATGCGCCAAATGTCTCGACGTTTGCCCGACGGCGGCCTTCCCCACGCCGTACCGGCTCGATGCGCGGCGCTGCATTTCCTATCTGACGATCGAGCACAAGGGCCCTATTCCCCTCGAATTTCGGGCCAAGATCGGCAATCGCATCTACGGCTGTGACGATTGTCTCGCGGTCTGCCCCTGGAACAAATACGCGCGCGCCGGACGCGAAGCGAAGCTTGCCGCGCGCCCCGAATTCGACGCCCCGCCGCTTGCAGAATTGGCGCGCCTCGACGACGCGGCGTTCCGAGCGCATTTTTCGGGTTCCCCCATCAAACGCGTCGGACGGGACCGCTTCTTGCGCAATGTTCTGATCGCCATCGGCAATTCGGCCCGGCCCGAGCTTGCTGCAGAGGCCGAGCGGTTGACCGAGGACTCCGCCGCCCTTGTTCGCGGCGCCGCCGTCTGGGCGCTCGTCAGACTGGCGCCGACGCGAGCGGCGGAGCTGCGTTCCCACCGACTGGCGGCCGAACCCGAGACGGCGGTCCGCCAGGAGTGGCGCCAAACGGCTTGA
- a CDS encoding sensor histidine kinase, protein MSAPSDRENEKVRSTPAEGGEPSPALQRRIRQQEILAELGVSALQGASLDQLLTDTVQLTAQGLDADFCKVLELLPSENQFLVRAGVGWSRGVVGVAKVGADLDSPAGYALRSGQPVISNHLEMETRFRTPELLRQHGVRRAMNVILQGDGKPFGVLEVDSRSPADFREQDIAFLQGAANLLGMAIEREREERKLRAALARNEALLKEMNHRVKNSLSIVSSMLRLQANDAGDEGVSELLNEASHRVEAIAKAHDQLSRGSDVECMDVGKYIEALCHDLDESVAQCDVRTEIEEGIVIATDRAVSTALIVNELIANAAKYAYESQSGIISVTVARQGAENFTVSVGDEGAGMPDDVAPLDRKGLGMRIIASFTRQLSATIEMKKHDPGAEFIVSIPLQAPT, encoded by the coding sequence ATGAGCGCACCCAGCGACCGCGAGAATGAGAAAGTGCGGTCGACGCCCGCCGAAGGCGGCGAACCATCGCCCGCGCTCCAGCGTCGGATCCGGCAGCAGGAAATTTTGGCGGAGCTCGGCGTCTCGGCCCTCCAAGGCGCTTCGCTCGATCAGCTGCTGACGGATACAGTACAACTTACGGCGCAAGGACTGGATGCGGACTTCTGCAAAGTGCTGGAGCTGCTCCCGTCCGAGAACCAGTTTCTGGTGCGCGCCGGCGTCGGCTGGAGTCGCGGCGTGGTGGGCGTCGCGAAAGTCGGCGCGGATCTCGATTCGCCTGCCGGATATGCATTACGCAGCGGCCAACCGGTCATCTCCAATCACCTCGAAATGGAGACGCGGTTCAGGACTCCGGAATTGCTGCGTCAGCATGGCGTTCGCCGGGCGATGAACGTCATCCTGCAGGGTGACGGAAAGCCCTTTGGCGTCCTCGAAGTCGACAGCCGCTCGCCGGCCGATTTCAGGGAGCAGGATATCGCCTTTCTGCAGGGCGCGGCGAATCTTCTTGGCATGGCGATCGAACGCGAGCGGGAAGAGCGCAAGCTAAGAGCGGCGCTCGCGCGCAACGAAGCGCTGCTCAAAGAAATGAATCATCGCGTGAAGAACAGCCTTTCCATCGTCAGCAGCATGCTCCGCCTGCAAGCCAACGACGCCGGCGACGAAGGGGTGTCCGAACTTCTCAACGAAGCGTCTCACCGCGTCGAAGCGATCGCAAAGGCGCACGACCAGCTGTCTCGTGGCTCGGACGTCGAGTGCATGGACGTTGGCAAATATATTGAAGCGCTGTGTCACGATTTGGATGAAAGCGTCGCGCAGTGCGACGTGCGCACCGAGATCGAAGAAGGGATCGTCATCGCAACCGACCGGGCGGTTTCGACTGCGCTGATCGTTAACGAGCTCATCGCCAATGCGGCGAAATACGCTTATGAAAGCCAGTCGGGAATCATTTCGGTGACGGTCGCGCGCCAGGGCGCTGAGAATTTCACTGTTTCCGTGGGCGACGAAGGCGCAGGAATGCCCGATGACGTCGCGCCGCTCGATCGCAAAGGGCTCGGCATGCGGATCATCGCGTCGTTTACCCGCCAACTCAGTGCGACGATCGAAATGAAAAAGCATGATCCTGGCGCCGAGTTCATCGTCTCGATCCCTCTTCAAGCGCCCACCTGA
- a CDS encoding glutathione S-transferase family protein gives MPTLYHHPLCPHSRFVRLVLSEYGIDATLIEERVSDRRPEFLALDPAGRTPVFVDDDGLVAPGANLIAEYIDETYGAERGAQRLLPQEMAARIETRRLVDWFNVKFFDEVTNWLITEKVYKRFAPPGGAPDMDVVRVARANIRHHMRYIGYLTNARNWLAGDRLTYADFAAAAHISCADYLGDAPWDEDEAAKHWYQRIKSRPAFRPLLSYRAPGLTPGRYYAELDF, from the coding sequence ATGCCCACGCTTTATCATCACCCGCTCTGCCCCCATTCGCGATTTGTCCGGCTCGTCCTCTCCGAATATGGAATAGACGCAACGCTCATCGAGGAGCGCGTGAGCGACCGCCGCCCAGAATTTCTCGCGCTTGATCCCGCCGGCCGCACGCCGGTCTTCGTCGACGACGACGGCCTCGTCGCGCCCGGCGCCAATCTCATCGCCGAATATATAGACGAGACCTATGGCGCCGAACGTGGCGCGCAACGGCTCCTGCCGCAGGAAATGGCGGCGCGCATTGAAACGCGCCGACTCGTCGACTGGTTCAACGTCAAGTTTTTCGACGAAGTCACCAACTGGCTGATCACGGAGAAGGTCTACAAGCGCTTTGCGCCTCCGGGCGGCGCGCCCGACATGGACGTGGTGCGTGTGGCGCGCGCCAACATCCGGCACCATATGCGCTACATTGGCTATCTCACCAATGCGCGCAACTGGCTCGCGGGCGATCGTTTGACCTATGCCGACTTCGCAGCGGCCGCGCATATTTCATGCGCCGATTATCTTGGCGATGCGCCGTGGGACGAGGATGAGGCGGCGAAACACTGGTATCAACGCATCAAGTCACGCCCCGCGTTTCGTCCGCTGCTGTCCTATCGGGCCCCAGGCCTGACGCCCGGGCGCTACTATGCGGAGCTGGATTTCTAA